One segment of Macaca fascicularis isolate 582-1 chromosome 4, T2T-MFA8v1.1 DNA contains the following:
- the MRAP2 gene encoding melanocortin-2 receptor accessory protein 2 isoform X1, protein MSAQRLISNRTSQQSASNSDYTWEYEYYEIGPVSFEGLKAHKYSIVIGFWVGLAVFVIFMFFVLTLLTKTGAPHQDNAESSEKRFRMNSFVSDFGRPLEPDKVFSRQGNEESRSLFHCYINEVERLDRAKTCHQTTALDSDVQLQEAIRSNGQPEEELNRLMKFDIPNFVNTDQNSFGEDDLLISEPPIVLETKPLSQTSHKDLD, encoded by the exons ATGTCTGCCCAGAGGTTAATTTCTAACAGAACTTCCCAGCAATCGGCATCTAATTCTGATTACACCTGGGAATATGAATATTATGAGATTGGACCAGTTTCCTTTGAAGGACTAAAGGCTCATAAAT ATTCCATTGTGATTGGATTTTGGGTTGGTCTTGCAGTCTTcgtgatttttatgttttttgtgcTGACCTTGCTGACCAAGACAGGAGCCCCACACCAAGA caatgcaGAGTCCTCAGAGAAGAGATTCAGAATGAACAGCTTTGTGTCAGACTTTGGAAGACCTCTGGAGCCAGATAAGGTATTTTCTCGCCAAGGCAACGAGGAGTCCAGGTCTCTCTTTCACTGCTACATCAATGAGGTGGAACGCTTGGACAGAGCCAAAACTTGTCACCAGACCACAGCCCTTGACAGTGATGTTCAACTCCAGGAAGCCATCAGAAGCAATGGGCAGCCAGAGGAGGAGCTGAACAGGCTCATGAAGTTTGACATCCCCAACTTTGTGAACACAGACCAGAACTCCTTTGGGGAGGATGATCTTCTGATTTCTGAACCACCTATTGTTCTGGAAACTAAGCCACTTTCCCAGACCTCACATAAAGACCTAGATTGA